From the genome of Kaistella daneshvariae, one region includes:
- a CDS encoding tRNA threonylcarbamoyladenosine dehydratase, translating into MKKDWLERTELLITEDGITKLKKANCLVVGLGGVGSFAAEFLARAGVGKMTIVDGDIVDLTNINRQLPALQSTVGKSKVELVGDRLLDINPELKLTRKNQFLNPEDMENIFNDQDFDYVLDCIDSVSPKINLIKSARRRKVKIVSCMGAGGKLDPSKVLVRDIHKTQSCFLAKQVRKRLKKENIDKGVRCVFSTEIQDEKSLKLTDGTNYKRSFYGTISYIPALFGLYAAAEVIKYLIKKDE; encoded by the coding sequence ATGAAAAAAGACTGGCTGGAGCGCACCGAGCTCTTGATTACCGAAGACGGCATAACGAAGCTGAAAAAAGCCAATTGTTTGGTCGTTGGTTTGGGCGGTGTCGGTTCCTTTGCTGCTGAATTTTTAGCGCGCGCCGGTGTCGGGAAAATGACGATTGTTGACGGCGATATTGTGGATCTCACCAATATCAACCGCCAACTTCCTGCTTTGCAGTCCACGGTTGGAAAATCAAAGGTTGAACTGGTGGGCGACCGGCTTTTGGACATCAATCCGGAACTGAAACTCACCAGAAAAAACCAGTTTCTGAATCCCGAAGACATGGAAAATATTTTCAATGATCAGGATTTCGATTATGTTTTGGATTGCATCGACAGTGTTTCACCGAAAATCAATTTAATTAAAAGTGCGCGGCGCAGAAAAGTAAAAATCGTAAGCTGCATGGGCGCCGGCGGCAAACTAGATCCCTCAAAAGTTTTGGTTCGCGACATTCACAAAACGCAAAGTTGCTTTTTGGCAAAGCAAGTCCGAAAACGCCTGAAAAAAGAAAATATCGACAAAGGCGTTCGATGCGTTTTTTCAACTGAAATTCAGGATGAAAAAAGTTTGAAACTGACCGATGGCACCAATTATAAACGTTCTTTTTACGGAACAATCTCTTATATTCCTGCACTTTTTGGGTTGTACGCCGCAGCTGAAGTCATTAAATATCTGATTAAAAAAGATGAGTGA
- the rnpA gene encoding ribonuclease P protein component, producing the protein MSEFSYPKAEKLKQKKEIDLLFQKGKWTTCENLRIITLNFDQKPQEGFAYTTQKVGVSVSKRYFKKAVDRNRVKRLLREAYRLNKEAFVTKFGKNSISMIFWISPKKPQDFETLEANFLKLCISTK; encoded by the coding sequence ATGAGTGAATTTAGCTATCCGAAAGCCGAAAAATTAAAACAGAAAAAAGAAATCGATCTTCTTTTTCAAAAAGGGAAGTGGACGACCTGCGAAAATTTACGCATTATCACGCTGAATTTTGACCAAAAACCACAGGAAGGTTTTGCTTACACCACGCAAAAAGTAGGTGTTTCGGTTTCAAAAAGGTATTTCAAAAAAGCGGTGGACCGCAACCGTGTTAAAAGATTGCTGCGTGAAGCTTACCGTTTAAATAAGGAAGCATTTGTAACTAAATTCGGCAAAAATTCTATTTCGATGATTTTCTGGATTTCACCCAAGAAACCTCAGGATTTTGAAACGCTCGAAGCCAACTTTTTGAAGTTGTGCATCTCCACAAAATAA
- a CDS encoding DUF4126 domain-containing protein, with amino-acid sequence MLDNIPYLPYILSAFMGIGLAAATGFRVFLPMFAVSLASFMGWIPVNENFAWLSGLPVLITTAIATVVEILAYYIPFVDHILDTMSVPMATIAGSIMFASQFADVGTFPQWALALIAGGGTAAAISSGFAGTRAASTATTGGFGNSVVATTETAGAGVMSFLAMAAPVIAFIVTILLIIAVIVLGRKLWRKVQGFRQKKPATTIDVEAIDRKHLE; translated from the coding sequence ATGTTAGACAATATTCCGTATTTACCCTATATTCTCAGTGCTTTTATGGGAATTGGCTTAGCGGCAGCCACAGGTTTTCGCGTCTTTTTACCAATGTTCGCCGTAAGTTTAGCTTCATTTATGGGCTGGATTCCCGTCAATGAAAACTTTGCCTGGCTCAGCGGTCTGCCGGTTTTAATTACCACCGCAATTGCAACCGTTGTGGAGATTCTGGCGTATTACATTCCTTTTGTCGACCATATTTTAGATACGATGTCCGTCCCGATGGCCACCATCGCTGGCTCCATCATGTTTGCCAGTCAGTTTGCCGATGTCGGCACATTTCCGCAATGGGCTCTGGCGCTTATCGCCGGTGGCGGAACGGCGGCTGCAATCAGCTCCGGTTTTGCTGGGACGCGCGCGGCTTCTACAGCAACTACGGGCGGCTTTGGAAATTCAGTCGTTGCAACTACAGAAACTGCGGGCGCCGGTGTAATGTCTTTTCTTGCGATGGCCGCACCGGTCATTGCCTTTATCGTCACCATTTTGCTGATTATCGCCGTGATTGTTTTGGGCAGAAAACTTTGGCGCAAAGTTCAGGGTTTTAGGCAAAAGAAACCTGCAACAACCATCGATGTTGAAGCGATTGACCGGAAACATTTAGAATAA
- a CDS encoding LptE family protein, which translates to MNNFQIEKFTSSSGLKILYFLSLFLLASCYTFTGSSLSADTKTIEIRNFPNNAPLMNASLSQEFSTAIQNRFLQRTTLKGTTDRPDILIEGEITDYSITPTTISSSVNAPGGNIQAAQNKLTIVVKVHYENKIEPEKSFDRTYSDEAVFSSDLDINAIEASQVKLVNERIINKIFNDIVANW; encoded by the coding sequence ATGAATAACTTTCAAATCGAAAAATTTACTTCAAGCAGTGGCCTAAAAATATTGTATTTTCTGTCACTTTTTTTGCTGGCGAGTTGTTACACTTTTACCGGCTCGTCTTTAAGCGCCGACACCAAAACGATTGAAATCCGCAATTTTCCGAACAATGCGCCGCTGATGAACGCCTCTTTGTCGCAGGAATTTTCTACCGCGATACAAAACCGTTTTTTGCAGCGCACGACTTTAAAAGGAACAACAGACCGGCCGGATATTTTAATTGAAGGTGAAATCACGGATTATTCCATCACGCCAACCACCATTTCCAGCTCTGTAAATGCACCGGGCGGAAATATTCAGGCAGCGCAAAATAAGCTGACGATCGTGGTTAAAGTGCATTATGAGAACAAAATCGAGCCTGAAAAAAGTTTCGACAGAACCTATTCCGACGAAGCGGTTTTCAGCAGCGATTTGGATATCAATGCGATTGAAGCGTCGCAGGTAAAATTGGTGAACGAAAGAATCATCAACAAAATTTTTAACGACATTGTAGCGAACTGGTAA
- a CDS encoding sigma-54 interaction domain-containing protein — MTELQSIKTRFGIIGNYPVLNRALQKAIQVAPTDISVLVMGESGVGKEFIPKIIHAESRRKHQPYIVVNCGAIPEGTIDSELFGHEKGAFTGATSTRKGYFEVADGGTIFLDEVGELPVQTQVRLLRVLESGEFMKVGSSQIQKTNVRIVAATNVNMLKAINDGRFREDLYYRLNTVQIDMPALRERKGDIHLLFRKFAIDFAEKYRMPELVLTDSAINYLENYAFPGNVRQLRNLVEQMTVVEKERTVDAKKLEEYIPFQSQLPAVIQKGGGVSPNEFHSEREIMYKILFDMRNDLNDLKSLTSELIKNRGNGDLSHQEKNLINRVFTPDNSPQNPNSLLYFENKNANPYQKSSMISDSDENYDVEDIEIEETKADSLSLQNNERELIVKALEKHKGRRNKAAEELGISQRTLYRKIKQYNLED, encoded by the coding sequence ATGACAGAACTACAATCCATAAAAACGCGTTTCGGCATTATCGGGAATTATCCGGTTTTAAACCGAGCGTTGCAAAAAGCCATACAGGTTGCGCCTACCGATATTTCTGTTTTAGTGATGGGCGAAAGTGGCGTTGGGAAAGAATTTATCCCGAAAATCATTCATGCGGAATCCCGCCGGAAACATCAACCCTATATTGTGGTAAACTGCGGTGCAATTCCGGAAGGAACCATTGATTCTGAACTTTTCGGCCATGAAAAAGGGGCTTTTACGGGTGCAACTTCCACGCGGAAAGGATATTTCGAAGTCGCAGACGGCGGCACCATTTTCCTTGATGAAGTGGGAGAATTACCCGTTCAGACACAGGTTCGCTTGCTTCGTGTTTTGGAGAGCGGCGAATTTATGAAAGTCGGTTCATCCCAAATTCAGAAAACCAATGTCAGGATTGTTGCTGCAACAAACGTGAATATGTTGAAAGCAATTAATGACGGCAGATTCCGTGAAGATTTGTATTACCGTCTTAACACGGTTCAAATTGATATGCCGGCTTTGCGCGAAAGAAAAGGTGATATTCACCTGCTTTTCCGGAAATTTGCCATCGATTTTGCGGAAAAATACCGGATGCCGGAACTCGTGCTCACCGACAGCGCCATCAATTATTTGGAAAATTACGCCTTTCCCGGAAATGTGCGCCAACTACGGAATTTGGTGGAGCAAATGACCGTCGTGGAAAAAGAACGAACGGTTGATGCAAAGAAATTAGAAGAATATATTCCTTTTCAATCGCAACTTCCTGCGGTAATTCAAAAAGGTGGCGGCGTTTCACCCAACGAATTTCATTCCGAGCGCGAAATTATGTACAAAATTCTTTTCGACATGCGGAACGACCTTAATGATTTAAAATCCTTAACTTCAGAACTCATTAAAAATCGTGGAAACGGTGATTTAAGCCATCAGGAAAAAAACCTGATCAACCGCGTTTTTACACCGGATAATTCGCCACAAAACCCTAATTCGCTGCTTTATTTTGAAAATAAAAATGCAAATCCTTACCAAAAGTCATCGATGATTTCAGATTCTGACGAAAATTATGATGTAGAGGATATTGAAATCGAAGAAACAAAAGCAGATTCACTTTCACTTCAAAATAATGAAAGGGAACTGATTGTAAAAGCGCTGGAAAAGCACAAAGGCAGAAGGAATAAAGCCGCGGAAGAACTCGGAATTTCCCAGCGGACGCTGTACCGAAAAATTAAACAATATAATTTAGAAGACTGA
- the miaB gene encoding tRNA (N6-isopentenyl adenosine(37)-C2)-methylthiotransferase MiaB codes for MQEKYIDESKQGEAFAIAEKPQNTKKLFLESYGCQMNFSDSEIVASILNEQGYNTTLQVEEADLILLNTCSIREKAEQTVRMRLSQFKNLKKEKPNLTVGVLGCMAERLKTKFLEEEHLVDLVVGPDAYRDLPNLLKETEGGRDAINVILSKEETYADISPVRLGGNGVTAFVTITRGCDNMCTFCVVPFTRGRERSRDPHSIIEECKDLWNNGYKEVTLLGQNVDSYLWFGGGAKKDFKKASEIQQLTAINFAKLMEMVALAVPQMRIRFSTSNPHDMSTDVFQVMAKYDNICKYVHLPVQSGSDSMLEKMNRQHTRAEYLSLIKTAKELIPDVAFSQDMIIGFCGETEEDHQLTLSLMREVEYDYGYMFAYSERPGTPAEKKMKDDVPADVKQRRLAEVIALQGELSRKRMQGYVGKTHEVLIEGTSRKNENQWKGRNSQNAVCVFDKLEGQKLGDFVTVFVHGNTQGTLLGTTVVE; via the coding sequence GTGCAGGAAAAATATATAGACGAAAGCAAGCAGGGCGAAGCTTTCGCAATTGCTGAAAAACCGCAAAATACCAAGAAATTATTTCTGGAAAGCTACGGCTGTCAGATGAATTTCTCTGATTCAGAAATCGTTGCTTCAATCTTAAACGAGCAAGGTTACAACACCACTTTGCAGGTGGAAGAAGCCGATCTAATTTTATTAAATACTTGTTCCATCCGCGAAAAAGCAGAACAGACTGTGCGCATGCGCTTGTCGCAGTTTAAAAACCTGAAAAAAGAAAAACCGAATTTAACCGTCGGCGTTTTAGGCTGCATGGCTGAACGTTTGAAAACCAAATTTCTGGAAGAAGAACATTTGGTTGATTTGGTGGTTGGTCCCGATGCTTACCGCGATCTCCCGAATTTGTTAAAAGAAACCGAAGGTGGCCGCGATGCCATCAACGTGATTTTATCCAAAGAAGAAACGTACGCCGATATCAGCCCGGTTCGCTTGGGCGGAAATGGCGTGACGGCTTTTGTCACCATTACGCGAGGTTGTGATAATATGTGTACGTTCTGCGTGGTTCCATTTACGCGCGGACGTGAGCGTAGCCGCGATCCACATTCAATTATTGAAGAATGCAAAGATCTTTGGAACAATGGCTATAAAGAAGTTACACTGCTGGGCCAAAATGTAGATTCTTATCTCTGGTTTGGTGGCGGCGCGAAAAAAGACTTTAAAAAAGCCAGCGAAATTCAACAATTGACTGCGATAAATTTTGCAAAACTGATGGAAATGGTGGCGCTTGCTGTGCCGCAAATGCGAATCCGGTTTTCAACTTCCAATCCGCATGACATGAGCACCGACGTTTTCCAGGTCATGGCGAAATACGACAACATCTGCAAATATGTGCACCTTCCGGTTCAAAGCGGCAGCGACAGCATGCTGGAAAAAATGAACCGTCAGCACACGCGCGCAGAATATTTATCACTAATAAAAACAGCAAAAGAACTCATTCCTGATGTGGCTTTTTCACAGGATATGATTATCGGTTTCTGTGGTGAGACTGAGGAAGATCACCAGCTTACTTTGAGTCTGATGCGCGAAGTGGAATATGATTACGGTTATATGTTCGCTTATTCTGAGCGCCCGGGAACTCCGGCTGAAAAGAAAATGAAAGATGACGTTCCGGCGGATGTTAAACAAAGAAGACTTGCGGAAGTTATTGCTTTGCAAGGTGAACTTTCCCGAAAAAGAATGCAGGGTTACGTGGGAAAAACCCACGAAGTTTTGATCGAAGGAACTTCCCGAAAAAACGAAAACCAATGGAAAGGCAGAAACTCTCAAAATGCCGTTTGCGTATTCGATAAGCTGGAAGGTCAGAAATTAGGGGACTTTGTAACTGTTTTTGTGCACGGCAATACGCAGGGAACACTTTTGGGGACAACGGTAGTGGAATAA
- a CDS encoding type I restriction enzyme HsdR N-terminal domain-containing protein yields MEADLKLKLEQLYQRVDTLKDQINTEEATKNAFVMPFIQILGYDIFNPTEVIPEFICDIGTKKGEKIDYVLKRDGEPVLIIECKHWKEKADAHNSQLHRYYHVSKSRLEY; encoded by the coding sequence ATGGAAGCAGATTTAAAACTAAAGTTAGAGCAGTTATATCAAAGAGTTGATACTTTGAAGGATCAAATTAATACTGAGGAGGCAACCAAAAACGCTTTTGTAATGCCTTTTATTCAAATTTTGGGTTACGATATATTTAATCCTACTGAAGTAATACCAGAGTTTATCTGCGATATCGGAACAAAGAAAGGGGAAAAGATTGATTATGTGCTTAAAAGGGATGGTGAACCGGTTTTAATTATAGAATGCAAACACTGGAAAGAAAAAGCCGATGCTCACAATTCCCAATTGCACCGATATTATCACGTTTCTAAATCACGTTTGGAGTATTAA
- the lysA gene encoding diaminopimelate decarboxylase — translation MTDKTLLKIAEEFGTPVYVYDAESIKTQYEKLTSSFHKSTRFFYAAKALTNINILKYIKNLGANLDCVSINEVKLGLKAGFSSDKILFTPNCVDLKEIEEAMALKVHINIDNISILEQFGNKFGNAYPIFVRINPHIYAGGNHKISTGHIDSKFGISIHQLRHIERVMKSTNLLVEGLHMHTGSEIKDADVFLQGLEIMFELAEHFPDLKYIDMGSGFKVPYQEGDLETDVKALGRKVEKALADYHKETGRKFQLWFEPGKYLVSTSGHFVVKSNVIKQTTATVFVGINSGFNHLIRPMFYDSYHIIENLSNPKGAERIYTVVGNICETDTFAWDRKLHEVREGDILVFRNAGAYGFEMSSNFNSRLKPAEVLYLDGKAHLIRKREEFDDLLKNQIEVI, via the coding sequence ATGACTGATAAAACCTTACTGAAAATCGCAGAAGAATTTGGCACGCCGGTGTATGTGTACGACGCTGAAAGTATTAAAACCCAATACGAGAAGCTTACGTCTTCTTTTCACAAAAGCACCCGCTTTTTTTATGCAGCAAAAGCGCTGACGAACATTAATATTTTAAAATACATTAAAAACCTCGGCGCCAATTTAGACTGCGTTTCTATCAACGAGGTGAAATTAGGCTTAAAAGCCGGTTTTTCCAGCGACAAAATCCTCTTCACGCCGAACTGTGTTGATTTGAAGGAAATTGAAGAAGCTATGGCGCTGAAAGTTCACATCAACATCGATAATATTTCAATTTTGGAACAGTTTGGTAATAAATTCGGTAACGCCTACCCGATTTTTGTGCGCATCAATCCACATATTTACGCAGGCGGAAATCACAAAATTTCTACCGGCCATATCGACTCGAAATTCGGAATTTCTATTCATCAGCTTCGTCACATCGAACGCGTAATGAAATCCACCAACCTTTTGGTAGAAGGACTTCACATGCACACTGGGAGCGAAATTAAAGATGCTGATGTTTTCTTACAAGGTCTCGAAATTATGTTTGAATTGGCTGAACATTTCCCTGATTTAAAATATATCGACATGGGAAGCGGCTTCAAAGTTCCGTATCAGGAAGGCGATTTGGAAACTGATGTAAAAGCTTTAGGCAGAAAAGTGGAAAAAGCGCTGGCGGATTATCACAAAGAAACCGGCAGAAAATTTCAGCTTTGGTTTGAGCCCGGAAAATATTTGGTGAGCACGAGTGGACATTTTGTGGTGAAATCCAACGTGATTAAGCAAACTACGGCCACGGTTTTTGTGGGAATTAATTCTGGTTTTAACCACTTAATCCGGCCGATGTTTTACGATTCTTACCACATCATCGAAAATCTTTCAAACCCGAAAGGCGCGGAAAGAATTTACACCGTGGTGGGAAATATCTGTGAAACCGACACTTTCGCCTGGGACAGAAAACTGCACGAAGTTCGAGAAGGCGATATTTTAGTTTTCCGAAATGCGGGCGCGTATGGTTTTGAAATGAGCTCGAATTTCAATTCGCGTTTAAAACCTGCGGAAGTCCTTTATTTAGACGGAAAAGCGCACCTTATCCGTAAAAGAGAAGAATTTGATGATTTGCTGAAAAACCAGATTGAAGTTATTTAG
- a CDS encoding 3'-5' exonuclease — translation MYSVIDIESNGAGFRQESIIEIAVYKYDGHQIVDQFISLVNPDGPITPFVQKLTNITPKMVLTAPKFHEIARRVVEITQNTTLVGHNIEFDYRMLRQEFRRLGYEFKINTLDTIPLAKKLIPTAESYSLGKLVKSLGIPLVDQHRASGDARATLELFKLLMIKDKNSEIIQQHHDELNAKTYPNKIRDLTQDLPGEKGILYFQDGKGKIIFSDFVNDLNKSAKSIFNANAKKWRSVQEKTERIHYEFTGNDLLAKLMMRTKGLKKSDALPFGLYHKNERYFADKISNQTNAEPFLQFKSFTQGSKAVSFLKTKPEFADPEELKNLLEIGRKNPLWISTGRVLGEKSFLIFEGGKLAAYGFFELFTQIDSLAKLSRNKIMIDFQVEDLENDLKLGLLRGDFEIIPLPEK, via the coding sequence TTGTATTCAGTAATCGATATAGAAAGTAACGGCGCAGGTTTCAGGCAGGAGAGCATTATTGAAATTGCGGTCTATAAATATGACGGTCACCAAATTGTTGACCAGTTTATTTCTTTGGTAAATCCTGACGGTCCCATTACACCTTTCGTACAGAAACTTACCAACATCACCCCGAAAATGGTGCTTACCGCACCGAAATTTCATGAAATCGCCAGGCGCGTGGTAGAAATTACGCAGAACACAACATTGGTCGGGCACAATATCGAATTTGATTACAGAATGCTGCGCCAGGAATTCCGAAGATTGGGCTATGAATTCAAAATCAATACTTTAGATACGATTCCGCTCGCCAAGAAGCTTATTCCGACAGCGGAAAGTTATTCATTGGGTAAACTGGTAAAATCTTTGGGCATTCCATTGGTGGACCAGCACCGCGCTTCGGGTGACGCGCGCGCGACTTTGGAACTTTTCAAGCTTTTGATGATTAAGGACAAAAATTCAGAAATCATACAACAACACCACGACGAGCTCAACGCGAAAACCTATCCGAACAAAATCCGCGACCTGACACAGGATTTGCCCGGCGAAAAAGGAATTCTATATTTTCAGGACGGAAAAGGCAAAATCATTTTCAGCGACTTCGTCAACGATTTAAATAAATCCGCCAAAAGCATTTTTAATGCAAATGCAAAAAAATGGCGTTCTGTGCAGGAAAAAACCGAAAGAATTCATTACGAATTCACCGGCAACGATCTATTGGCGAAACTGATGATGCGCACCAAAGGCCTTAAAAAAAGCGACGCGCTGCCATTTGGGCTTTATCATAAAAACGAGCGCTATTTTGCCGATAAAATCAGCAATCAAACAAATGCTGAACCTTTTTTACAGTTTAAATCTTTTACCCAAGGCAGCAAAGCCGTAAGTTTTCTTAAAACAAAACCAGAATTTGCAGATCCGGAAGAATTGAAAAATTTGCTCGAAATAGGCCGAAAAAATCCGCTTTGGATTTCCACAGGTCGCGTTTTGGGTGAAAAATCTTTTTTAATTTTCGAAGGAGGAAAGCTGGCAGCTTACGGTTTTTTCGAACTTTTCACCCAGATTGATTCTTTAGCAAAACTTTCGCGCAACAAAATCATGATTGATTTCCAGGTGGAAGATTTGGAAAATGATTTAAAATTGGGCCTTTTACGGGGAGATTTTGAAATAATTCCGCTTCCTGAAAAATAA
- a CDS encoding helicase HerA-like domain-containing protein, which produces MADKAKFIAELSARYTPKGEFITLGKGMLDGEVIPEVNVTLPLKTINRHGLIAGATGTGKTKTVQVFAEQLSHAGIPSLVLDIKGDFSGIAEKGTENDIIKERYAKTQLPYEPQAFPVELMTISGAPGVKLRATVTEFGPILLSKILELNETQQSIISIVFKYCDDKGLPLIDLDDLKKVLQYVTDNPQGKADLTNNYGSISPASLGAILRSIVAMEQQGATEFFGEPSFDIHDLIQQKNGKGVVNILRVDNIQSKPQLFSTFMLSLFAEIYMTLPEEGDSGKPKLVLFIDEAHLIFKEASKTLLSQIETMVKLIRSKGVGIYFITQIPGDVPENVLSQLGLKIQHALRGFTAKDRKEISKAVENYPITEFYESKELIQNLGIGEAFITALDEKGIPTPLVHTFLISPESRMDILNDAEIADLTSRSALVAKYENDLNKDSAYEMLTSRMEQAVKDAPATVKTKPVKEEPGVFESVMKSRAGRTFTTTLAREGAKFVLGMFGLGGRKR; this is translated from the coding sequence ATGGCAGATAAAGCGAAATTTATAGCTGAACTTTCCGCACGCTACACGCCGAAAGGCGAGTTTATCACCTTAGGAAAAGGTATGCTGGACGGCGAAGTTATCCCCGAAGTGAATGTGACGCTGCCATTGAAAACCATCAACCGCCACGGTCTCATCGCCGGCGCTACCGGAACCGGAAAAACCAAAACCGTTCAGGTTTTTGCAGAACAACTTTCGCACGCCGGAATTCCTTCACTTGTTCTGGATATTAAAGGGGATTTTTCCGGAATCGCGGAAAAAGGAACTGAAAACGATATCATTAAAGAGCGTTACGCAAAAACGCAGCTTCCGTACGAGCCGCAAGCTTTTCCGGTGGAACTGATGACCATTTCCGGGGCGCCGGGCGTAAAACTTCGCGCGACGGTAACAGAGTTCGGGCCGATTTTGCTTTCAAAAATTTTAGAATTAAATGAAACGCAGCAAAGCATAATTTCCATCGTTTTTAAATATTGCGACGACAAAGGTTTGCCGCTTATCGATTTGGATGATTTGAAAAAAGTGCTGCAATACGTAACCGATAATCCGCAGGGAAAAGCAGATTTGACCAATAATTACGGTTCAATATCTCCCGCCTCTTTGGGTGCAATTTTACGGTCGATCGTCGCGATGGAACAACAGGGCGCAACGGAATTTTTCGGTGAACCGAGCTTTGACATTCACGATCTTATTCAGCAAAAAAATGGCAAAGGAGTGGTGAATATTTTACGTGTAGACAATATTCAAAGTAAACCGCAGTTATTTTCAACTTTCATGCTTTCGCTTTTTGCGGAAATATATATGACTTTGCCGGAAGAAGGCGATAGTGGGAAACCGAAACTGGTTTTATTCATCGATGAAGCGCATTTGATTTTTAAAGAAGCTTCGAAAACACTTTTAAGCCAGATTGAAACGATGGTGAAATTAATCCGTTCCAAAGGAGTAGGAATTTATTTCATCACCCAGATTCCGGGCGACGTTCCGGAAAACGTACTTTCGCAGTTGGGTTTAAAAATTCAACACGCGCTCCGCGGTTTTACGGCGAAAGACCGAAAGGAAATTTCAAAAGCGGTAGAAAACTATCCGATTACGGAATTTTACGAGTCGAAAGAACTCATTCAAAATCTCGGAATTGGAGAAGCGTTTATCACCGCTTTGGATGAAAAAGGAATTCCGACTCCGCTGGTTCACACTTTTCTGATTTCTCCGGAATCAAGGATGGATATTTTAAATGACGCTGAAATCGCGGATCTTACGAGTCGTTCGGCTTTGGTAGCGAAATATGAAAATGATCTGAACAAAGATTCGGCCTACGAAATGCTGACGAGCAGAATGGAACAGGCCGTAAAAGATGCGCCGGCTACGGTAAAAACAAAACCGGTGAAAGAAGAACCGGGCGTTTTCGAAAGTGTGATGAAATCTCGTGCAGGACGTACCTTCACCACCACGCTGGCGCGCGAAGGCGCAAAATTTGTTCTCGGAATGTTCGGCCTTGGCGGACGAAAAAGATAA
- a CDS encoding FixH family protein, translating into MKFSLKNIFAFLALAFFVVSCRTTDSDEIIPATNTELEGFLKIKEITNDTHIIELYSKTGNTQLGYNDLKLRIKNKSTNQYENSANVKWTPLMNMTTMSHSCPKSVLQKVSSNSNVYGGYIVFQMPENEMEGWTLKIDYSVGTSDYSATGNLKVPASTKKNVNVFLGSDNVKYVVAYVEPTSPKVATNDLTLGVWKMQDMMNFPVVDGFSVKVDPRMPAMGNHSSPNNVAATQAAAGGLYKGKMSLTMTGYWKINLQLLNQQGTVLKGEEVSDTNPASSLFFELDF; encoded by the coding sequence ATGAAATTTTCACTCAAAAATATTTTTGCCTTTCTGGCACTGGCTTTCTTTGTCGTTTCTTGTCGAACTACAGATTCCGACGAAATAATTCCCGCTACAAACACCGAACTCGAAGGCTTTCTGAAAATTAAAGAAATCACCAACGATACGCATATCATCGAACTTTATTCGAAAACCGGAAACACACAGCTCGGCTACAATGATTTAAAGCTTCGCATTAAAAATAAATCCACCAACCAGTATGAAAACTCCGCAAATGTTAAATGGACGCCGCTGATGAATATGACAACGATGTCGCATTCCTGCCCGAAATCTGTCTTGCAAAAAGTTTCCAGCAATTCTAATGTGTATGGCGGTTATATCGTTTTCCAAATGCCGGAAAATGAAATGGAAGGCTGGACTTTGAAAATCGATTATTCCGTCGGAACATCAGATTATTCTGCCACCGGAAATCTAAAAGTCCCGGCTTCCACGAAAAAAAATGTAAATGTTTTTCTCGGAAGTGATAATGTGAAATATGTTGTGGCTTATGTGGAACCAACATCACCTAAAGTGGCCACCAACGACCTGACCTTAGGCGTCTGGAAAATGCAGGATATGATGAACTTTCCTGTGGTGGACGGTTTCAGCGTAAAAGTTGATCCGCGCATGCCGGCTATGGGAAATCACAGTTCTCCGAATAATGTTGCAGCGACACAAGCTGCTGCAGGGGGACTTTACAAAGGAAAAATGTCATTGACCATGACCGGTTACTGGAAAATCAATCTCCAGCTTCTGAATCAGCAGGGGACAGTGCTGAAAGGCGAAGAAGTTTCGGACACCAATCCGGCGAGTTCTCTCTTTTTTGAACTGGATTTCTAA